One genomic segment of Vibrio quintilis includes these proteins:
- a CDS encoding NfrA family protein, protein MKRAVLKRAGRKICWGCFFCMLSWQALAVDNIYHGLTQFQQFRVYPYVDKAFAFDNSQQYQAAQAELDKALYIEPEAVGLLQYALELGIKMQLPEEALIGRLNKIPAAYRNEPAFLLAMATVKHGRLLSEDHLKLITADLTTGQYSEVCLTNLYALEKKSGEQVALSWSESLPETMKTDAIFRYQAHVYFKRKHHALVIGDLRQIPSSHLTLKDKLTLALSYIEVGQDQAYKNMLADAGFSVEEMIQLKRRYIGALVYQGRQLAAKQALLELKKITSLTEEEAAQLAYIYQAEAEDERQAELAASCLARVEMQLQSENMPQAKKLMADCDPATETSRWINYVQIMGVFPLLEKVRFSGENEVTRNRLLTDYYTGNNQWQQIIRLLSSSPPVESQSQVASAYAHLKLYRQAAQTWMKLFERTGKISYLNLATYQAEKLRDKLLVKSLFDAGIRMAGDALFTHAELRDRLTGLIIEHLILFEPEEVDRLNTLFAGKTLSPALWERQHLCDRLSGRTYQAPFLIKASAYCLAGYDLAQATRLYQQAAQQQQDSEDIMTLAVWHSRLGQHQAAEPYWDMLETTVDSGEEQRYLHTQALLDNHRIPEAEALWQRYKADSLRWELLAAELAERMDDQTLAYQRYHSVFRNYDSPIATNWLFRDAENDTAQLSRLTEEILKDETKINSAAEAAYLMTEVDPQQAGFLFRKAASVAPYNEDSYFNSAFADVAKQNGHKRLAQQLYRDNTDRLVRQVSPETQLLAYQQQAYRDLDVGWKFSVAGWLGHSKGATTPGLSGRAGDYFVREEAKYFIDSPPLTDSAFFIAMQHSQVFDSGANDFSSSELDAGYQFRLLPELSYYFDLGVRQSLNSDSYTRPYVRLKADVFSRDEWSKAWQTEADSWLYHNLYIDMMNELDNTEQYSLYGRYSLGKTYKLREVNRHRLTPYLFAQWGRVYQLQPDERVGGGISWRWEFNRNLYKGYGTIAEVGAEWQHLIDPQPGQHGESYLLRFSFFF, encoded by the coding sequence ATGAAAAGAGCAGTCTTAAAAAGAGCAGGCAGGAAAATCTGTTGGGGTTGTTTTTTTTGTATGTTGTCCTGGCAGGCTTTGGCAGTTGATAATATTTATCACGGTTTGACTCAGTTCCAGCAGTTCCGGGTTTATCCGTATGTTGATAAAGCCTTTGCATTTGATAACAGTCAGCAGTATCAGGCGGCACAGGCGGAGCTGGATAAGGCGCTTTATATTGAGCCTGAAGCAGTGGGTCTGTTGCAATATGCATTAGAGCTGGGGATTAAAATGCAACTGCCGGAAGAAGCCCTGATCGGGCGGCTGAATAAAATACCGGCAGCCTACCGCAATGAGCCGGCTTTTCTGCTGGCGATGGCGACCGTCAAACATGGCCGCCTGTTATCTGAAGATCATCTGAAGCTGATCACGGCTGATTTAACCACCGGACAATACAGCGAAGTCTGTTTAACCAACCTGTATGCACTGGAAAAGAAATCCGGTGAACAGGTGGCTTTATCATGGAGTGAATCTCTGCCTGAAACCATGAAAACGGATGCCATCTTTCGCTATCAGGCGCATGTCTATTTTAAAAGGAAACACCACGCACTTGTCATCGGTGATTTAAGGCAGATTCCATCCTCTCATCTGACACTGAAGGATAAACTCACACTGGCGCTGAGTTATATCGAAGTCGGGCAGGATCAGGCGTATAAAAATATGCTGGCTGATGCCGGTTTTTCTGTGGAAGAAATGATTCAGCTGAAACGACGTTACATCGGTGCACTGGTTTATCAGGGACGTCAGCTTGCCGCAAAACAAGCGCTGCTTGAGTTGAAAAAAATCACGTCGCTGACTGAAGAAGAGGCTGCGCAACTGGCCTATATTTATCAGGCTGAAGCCGAAGATGAACGACAGGCAGAGCTGGCAGCCTCATGTCTGGCCAGGGTGGAAATGCAGCTGCAGTCTGAAAATATGCCGCAGGCGAAAAAACTCATGGCTGATTGTGACCCTGCAACAGAAACGTCGCGCTGGATCAATTATGTGCAGATTATGGGGGTGTTCCCTCTGCTGGAAAAAGTCAGGTTCAGCGGGGAAAATGAGGTCACCAGAAACCGTTTGCTGACGGACTATTATACCGGTAACAATCAGTGGCAGCAGATCATCCGTTTATTATCATCTTCTCCACCTGTTGAATCCCAGTCGCAGGTTGCTTCTGCTTATGCGCATCTGAAACTCTACCGGCAAGCGGCGCAGACATGGATGAAACTGTTTGAGCGGACCGGAAAAATTTCTTATCTGAATTTAGCCACTTATCAGGCAGAGAAACTCAGGGATAAACTGCTGGTGAAATCACTGTTTGATGCAGGCATCCGAATGGCTGGTGATGCGCTTTTTACCCATGCGGAGTTGCGTGACCGGCTGACCGGATTAATCATTGAGCACCTGATTTTATTCGAACCAGAGGAAGTGGATCGCCTGAATACCTTGTTTGCGGGTAAAACATTATCCCCGGCTCTCTGGGAGCGTCAGCATTTATGTGATCGCCTGAGTGGCCGGACTTATCAGGCCCCGTTTTTAATCAAAGCCAGTGCGTACTGTCTGGCCGGATACGATTTGGCGCAGGCGACCCGGTTATATCAGCAGGCTGCACAACAGCAGCAAGATTCTGAAGATATCATGACGCTGGCTGTCTGGCATTCCCGCCTCGGTCAGCATCAGGCGGCTGAGCCCTACTGGGATATGCTTGAAACCACGGTCGACTCAGGTGAAGAGCAGCGCTATCTGCATACTCAGGCACTGCTGGATAATCACCGGATTCCTGAAGCGGAAGCTTTATGGCAGCGATATAAAGCTGATAGTCTGCGTTGGGAACTGCTGGCTGCTGAGCTGGCCGAACGTATGGATGATCAGACTCTCGCTTATCAGCGTTATCACTCGGTTTTCAGGAATTATGATTCTCCGATAGCCACCAACTGGCTGTTTCGTGATGCAGAGAATGATACAGCGCAACTCAGCCGGCTGACAGAAGAGATTCTGAAAGATGAGACGAAAATAAACAGCGCGGCTGAAGCGGCTTACCTGATGACGGAGGTTGACCCGCAGCAGGCCGGGTTTTTGTTCCGGAAAGCGGCTTCTGTAGCCCCTTACAATGAAGATAGCTATTTTAATTCTGCGTTTGCTGATGTGGCAAAACAGAATGGGCACAAGCGCCTGGCGCAACAGTTATACCGGGATAATACTGATCGTCTGGTCCGGCAGGTATCTCCGGAGACGCAGTTACTGGCTTATCAGCAACAGGCATATCGTGATCTGGACGTGGGCTGGAAGTTTTCCGTTGCTGGCTGGCTGGGGCACAGTAAAGGCGCAACCACACCGGGGCTTTCAGGTCGGGCCGGGGATTATTTTGTCCGCGAAGAAGCGAAATATTTTATCGATTCCCCACCATTGACTGACAGTGCATTCTTTATCGCGATGCAGCATAGCCAGGTATTTGACTCCGGGGCGAATGACTTTTCTTCTTCCGAGCTGGATGCCGGGTATCAGTTCCGGCTGCTCCCTGAGCTGAGTTACTATTTTGATCTGGGTGTCAGGCAATCTTTAAATTCTGACTCATATACCCGTCCTTATGTGAGACTGAAGGCCGATGTTTTTTCCCGGGATGAATGGAGCAAGGCATGGCAGACAGAAGCTGATTCGTGGCTATATCATAATTTATATATTGATATGATGAATGAACTTGACAATACTGAACAATATTCGTTATATGGTCGGTACTCTCTCGGAAAAACATACAAATTGAGAGAAGTCAATCGACATCGTTTGACGCCTTATCTGTTTGCACAGTGGGGCAGGGTGTATCAACTACAGCCGGATGAACGGGTCGGAGGTGGTATCAGTTGGCGCTGGGAATTTAACCGGAACCTGTACAAAGGTTACGGCACCATTGCAGAGGTAGGGGCAGAATGGCAGCACTTGATCGATCCACAACCCGGACAACATGGCGAATCGTATTTACTGCGCTTTTCGTTTTTCTTTTAG
- the wecB gene encoding non-hydrolyzing UDP-N-acetylglucosamine 2-epimerase has product MSPYHQKALLITGTRPEIIKMVPLYHALQKVMSVTWCHTGQHDALAGQTFSSFQISPDIVFERPQGSRLSDLLAGLILNISEVLANEKYDVVLVQGDTCSTLAGAIAGFYEQVPLIGHIEAGLRSGDLYHPFPEEMNRISVSRYAHRHYVPTEQARQHLLAEGIKNDTIIVTGNTVIDTQYYLMDQQIIDTYKDNKVLVTCHRRENWPHIQTICKAIEQLSVLYPSLEFIFSVHPNPEIKNQVYEFFAGSDAVQVVDALDYLSLQKLLAKSVLVMTDSGGIQEEAPTYGVRIVVLRETTERPEVLESEKAVLTGSSDIQRILDGAMQQLQRGSYSLKDNPFGHGDASERITEDILRIWNESV; this is encoded by the coding sequence TTGAGCCCATATCATCAGAAAGCTTTACTGATTACCGGTACCCGTCCGGAAATTATCAAAATGGTACCTTTGTATCATGCGTTACAAAAAGTGATGTCCGTGACCTGGTGCCATACCGGGCAGCACGATGCGCTGGCCGGGCAGACTTTTTCTTCATTTCAAATTTCTCCCGACATTGTTTTTGAACGCCCGCAAGGCAGCAGATTATCTGATTTGCTGGCCGGGCTCATTCTTAACATCAGTGAAGTACTTGCCAATGAAAAATATGATGTGGTGCTGGTTCAGGGAGATACCTGCTCAACGCTTGCAGGTGCCATTGCAGGGTTTTATGAGCAGGTGCCGCTCATCGGACATATCGAAGCCGGTCTTCGCAGTGGTGACCTGTATCATCCTTTTCCTGAAGAAATGAACCGGATATCGGTGTCACGTTATGCGCACCGGCATTATGTGCCGACTGAGCAGGCCCGACAGCATTTGCTTGCTGAAGGTATAAAAAACGACACCATCATCGTGACCGGCAATACAGTGATCGATACCCAATATTATCTGATGGATCAGCAAATTATCGATACTTACAAAGACAATAAAGTGTTAGTGACCTGCCACCGGCGGGAGAACTGGCCGCATATTCAGACCATTTGTAAAGCGATCGAACAGCTATCGGTACTCTATCCGTCGCTGGAATTTATTTTTTCTGTCCACCCGAATCCCGAAATTAAGAACCAGGTCTACGAATTTTTCGCCGGAAGTGATGCCGTGCAGGTTGTGGATGCGCTGGACTATCTATCCCTACAGAAATTGCTGGCAAAATCTGTTTTGGTGATGACTGACTCCGGTGGCATTCAGGAGGAAGCACCAACTTATGGCGTCAGAATTGTGGTGCTCAGGGAAACCACCGAACGGCCGGAGGTGTTGGAGAGTGAGAAAGCCGTGCTGACAGGTTCATCCGATATTCAGAGAATTCTGGATGGCGCAATGCAGCAGTTGCAACGCGGGAGTTATTCCCTCAAAGACAATCCTTTTGGTCACGGAGATGCATCTGAACGTATTACTGAAGATATACTGAGGATATGGAATGAATCTGTTTGA
- a CDS encoding RNA recognition motif domain-containing protein: MKLLVRNLARTTQEHEIRALFSAHGTVTECTLVLDQDTGQSKGFAFVEMPEKDEAEAAIASLNLTPVAKSKIRVKKAQQ; encoded by the coding sequence ATGAAACTTTTAGTTCGCAATCTTGCACGAACAACTCAGGAGCACGAAATTCGTGCGCTGTTTTCTGCCCATGGCACCGTCACGGAATGTACACTGGTTTTAGATCAGGACACCGGCCAGTCAAAGGGGTTTGCATTTGTTGAAATGCCGGAGAAAGATGAAGCTGAAGCGGCTATTGCCAGCCTGAATCTGACCCCCGTGGCGAAAAGTAAAATCCGGGTGAAGAAAGCTCAGCAGTAA
- a CDS encoding outer membrane beta-barrel protein, which produces MKKLALSQVCLLCFLASSHAYARSSELSGVLGVGYGIGGDTMLESFYASGGSDKIKANQGISYFGGIDYRFSKSFIARGTIGYKSDDISASNGEISFSRVPLEFTLFHEFNQHRLGAGLAYHTSVSFECNITALCNSTVDFKDASGFLVQYEYAFAPLTIGRFGLGVKYTNIEYETESGGQTFDGSGFDFHLSYMF; this is translated from the coding sequence GTGAAAAAATTAGCTTTATCTCAGGTATGTTTACTTTGCTTTTTAGCGTCTTCGCATGCATATGCAAGATCCAGTGAATTATCTGGTGTACTGGGTGTTGGGTATGGCATTGGTGGTGATACGATGCTTGAAAGTTTTTATGCCTCTGGCGGAAGTGACAAAATAAAAGCCAATCAGGGGATTTCCTATTTTGGTGGTATCGATTACCGGTTTAGTAAAAGTTTTATAGCCCGTGGAACAATTGGTTATAAATCAGACGATATATCAGCGAGTAACGGAGAAATAAGTTTCAGTCGGGTGCCACTTGAATTTACTCTTTTCCATGAGTTTAATCAGCACAGACTGGGAGCTGGTTTAGCCTACCATACAAGTGTATCTTTTGAATGTAATATAACAGCGCTTTGTAATTCGACAGTCGACTTTAAGGATGCATCCGGATTTTTAGTCCAGTATGAATACGCGTTTGCTCCTTTAACCATTGGTCGTTTTGGTCTTGGTGTAAAATACACCAATATCGAGTACGAAACAGAATCAGGCGGTCAAACGTTTGATGGCAGCGGTTTCGATTTTCATCTGTCGTACATGTTCTGA
- a CDS encoding DUF4434 domain-containing protein: MAALDRSTTRTTWRIVFTALFVFLLVWNTQARGETTGIFYQPQNRDQSVSTREWQKLFDQTKSYNISEIVAQWNQYGTEQFNGPDGWLGQVLDRAIRADKTIWLGLYADPDYFTHIHQSDLTAQRTYLQSYLQQVKLSFQRWQGWIESRGSSVSGVYLPAEFTDYDFSAPEQREMLADVLSDFLANYTLPVMVSVYWANQIPFDQFTAWVDDLEQLGLVVLIQDDQGANINQFADGENSYDSLECSYDLIVEIYKQVRPYPDFEARRLSKKEFRERVNLRECHLNYLFSLRYLPVRRNPLDL, translated from the coding sequence ATGGCAGCACTTGATCGATCCACAACCCGGACAACATGGCGAATCGTATTTACTGCGCTTTTCGTTTTTCTTTTAGTCTGGAACACACAGGCCCGCGGTGAAACCACGGGTATTTTTTATCAACCGCAAAACAGAGACCAGAGCGTCTCAACCCGCGAGTGGCAGAAATTGTTTGATCAAACGAAATCATACAATATCAGTGAAATTGTTGCTCAGTGGAACCAATATGGCACCGAACAGTTTAACGGACCTGACGGATGGCTTGGTCAGGTGCTGGATCGGGCAATTCGTGCTGACAAAACTATCTGGCTGGGCTTGTATGCTGATCCGGATTACTTCACGCATATTCATCAGTCAGACCTGACCGCTCAGCGAACTTATCTGCAAAGTTACCTTCAGCAGGTCAAGCTGAGTTTTCAGCGCTGGCAAGGATGGATCGAGAGCCGGGGTTCATCCGTCAGCGGCGTGTATTTACCTGCTGAGTTCACCGATTATGATTTTTCAGCCCCTGAACAACGTGAAATGCTGGCGGATGTCTTGTCAGATTTTCTGGCAAATTACACATTGCCGGTGATGGTCAGTGTGTACTGGGCAAACCAGATCCCGTTTGATCAGTTTACTGCCTGGGTTGATGACCTTGAACAGCTGGGCCTGGTGGTACTGATTCAGGATGATCAGGGCGCGAATATCAATCAGTTCGCTGATGGTGAGAATTCATATGACAGCCTTGAATGTTCCTATGATCTGATTGTGGAAATCTATAAACAGGTCCGGCCGTATCCGGATTTTGAAGCCCGGCGTTTGTCGAAAAAAGAATTCAGGGAGCGGGTAAATTTACGTGAGTGTCATCTGAACTATCTGTTCTCTTTACGTTATCTGCCTGTAAGACGGAATCCGCTGGATTTATAG
- a CDS encoding cell envelope integrity protein TolA — protein MKYFVALVIGLILSGCSGIQRPVCNDANSCGVLIRDRIQHHLFYDDAYRGMKASVRFEIDSTTNVAAYQVLESDGTKSFGMAVKAAVYQSFPYPALQNISPAVFEEIKEVTLNIRL, from the coding sequence TTGAAATATTTTGTTGCGTTAGTGATTGGTCTGATACTCAGTGGTTGTTCCGGTATTCAGCGGCCGGTTTGTAATGATGCGAATTCCTGTGGTGTGCTGATTCGGGATCGGATTCAACATCATCTGTTTTATGATGATGCCTATCGTGGCATGAAGGCGAGCGTCAGATTTGAGATCGACTCAACCACAAACGTAGCCGCTTATCAGGTACTGGAGTCTGACGGGACCAAGAGTTTTGGTATGGCTGTTAAGGCTGCTGTATATCAGAGTTTTCCCTATCCGGCGTTACAGAATATCTCACCGGCAGTTTTTGAAGAGATCAAAGAGGTGACGCTTAACATCAGGCTGTAG
- a CDS encoding DUF6500 family protein, translating to MRHALREKIISVCTKKIAQKGENVGVSFYAFFANKNDDSELLMEAATWWIQTHQLDHFEKAKKIIAMIEAGH from the coding sequence ATGCGACATGCTTTAAGAGAAAAAATTATCAGCGTATGTACAAAGAAAATTGCACAAAAAGGGGAGAATGTCGGCGTTTCTTTTTATGCCTTCTTTGCGAACAAAAACGATGATTCTGAGCTATTGATGGAAGCGGCAACCTGGTGGATTCAGACGCATCAGCTGGATCATTTCGAAAAAGCAAAGAAAATTATCGCGATGATTGAAGCTGGTCATTAG
- a CDS encoding glycosyl transferase family protein, which translates to MNLFDIFIIYLYGLKYVLVAVMAIIAVFSVDDLFIDLVYWWRRIYRSLTVYKQNSRTAANELFSRDEQPLAVMVPAWQEHGVIGKMAELAASRLDYENYQIFIGTYPNDPQTQQDVDEVCSMYPHVHKVVCARPGPTSKADCLNNIVASIIQFEKKAKVEFSGYILHDSEDMISALELRLFNYLLPQKDLIQLPVYPYIHQWHYFTQNHYADEFAEMHSKDVVVREALAGQVPSAGVGTCFSRQAVLRLLVEGDGVAFDIRSLTEDYDIGFRLRQWGMSEIFVRFPVVDLNHETLREKARGVSQSEGNVICVREFFPDTYSAAVRQKCRWIIGIVFQGFSTHKWTDDLAVNYFLWRDRRGLFNNAIGFIAVLLLIQLAGLQLYHLFVPDSYSFMELFLDSKVVVILAVMNTFFFFNRVLHRFYFVSQYYGYFQGFLSFFRIFWGAVINFFANIRAIKQALNVGNLNRLDWDKTTHEFPFVEVAARKMPLGMVLLKDRAISELALEQAILTKPDYQLLGGYLVQCGLISNEVMSRAVARQSRAEFIDCNPFKIDESVLRLVPKDLAVKYSVLPLFVDENKVLVLGREQALSPVALASVQRWLKRPVRWGITRTGAVTLGIRYWYFDDPSANPDAELAEAVANRHISEAVAEKIKDKFFATRCQLGACLVSANLLDTAVLNQAILAFAKVKEINIGKFLVSSGYLTQEDLEKGVSLQQKQQLSISELINRELNQS; encoded by the coding sequence ATGAATCTGTTTGATATCTTCATTATTTATCTCTATGGGCTGAAATACGTCCTGGTTGCCGTGATGGCGATTATTGCCGTGTTCAGTGTTGATGATTTATTTATTGATCTGGTTTACTGGTGGCGGCGGATTTACCGCAGCCTGACAGTGTATAAACAGAATAGCCGTACTGCCGCCAATGAACTGTTTTCCAGGGATGAACAACCGTTGGCAGTGATGGTGCCGGCCTGGCAGGAACACGGTGTTATCGGCAAAATGGCGGAGCTTGCAGCATCCCGGCTCGATTATGAAAATTATCAGATTTTCATTGGTACTTACCCGAATGATCCGCAGACCCAGCAGGATGTGGATGAGGTTTGCAGCATGTATCCACATGTGCATAAAGTGGTATGCGCCCGGCCCGGCCCGACCAGTAAAGCGGACTGCCTGAACAACATTGTGGCTTCGATTATTCAGTTTGAGAAAAAAGCAAAAGTAGAGTTTTCCGGTTATATCCTCCACGACTCCGAGGATATGATCTCAGCGCTGGAGCTGAGACTGTTCAATTATCTGCTGCCACAAAAAGACCTGATTCAGTTGCCGGTTTATCCGTATATACACCAGTGGCACTATTTTACGCAGAACCATTATGCGGATGAATTCGCGGAAATGCACAGCAAAGATGTTGTCGTCCGGGAAGCTTTGGCCGGGCAGGTGCCGAGTGCCGGTGTCGGCACCTGTTTCAGCCGTCAGGCAGTTTTAAGGCTGTTAGTGGAAGGGGATGGCGTGGCATTTGATATCCGCTCCCTGACCGAAGATTATGATATTGGCTTCCGGCTCAGGCAGTGGGGTATGAGTGAAATCTTTGTCCGCTTTCCTGTGGTCGATCTCAACCATGAAACCCTGAGAGAAAAAGCCCGCGGCGTTTCTCAGAGTGAAGGTAATGTGATTTGTGTCCGGGAGTTTTTTCCTGATACATATTCAGCGGCAGTCCGTCAGAAATGCCGCTGGATTATCGGCATTGTATTTCAGGGATTTTCCACCCATAAATGGACGGACGATCTGGCCGTCAACTATTTCCTGTGGCGGGACCGGCGGGGCTTGTTCAATAACGCAATTGGCTTTATTGCCGTACTGTTGCTGATTCAGTTAGCCGGGTTACAGCTTTACCACCTGTTTGTACCTGACTCTTATTCATTCATGGAACTATTCCTGGACAGCAAAGTCGTGGTGATACTGGCGGTCATGAATACCTTTTTCTTCTTTAACCGGGTTCTGCACCGGTTTTATTTTGTCAGTCAGTATTATGGATATTTTCAGGGCTTTTTGTCTTTTTTCCGGATCTTCTGGGGCGCGGTAATTAACTTCTTTGCGAATATAAGGGCGATCAAACAGGCGTTGAATGTCGGTAACCTGAACCGGCTGGACTGGGATAAGACCACCCATGAGTTCCCTTTTGTTGAGGTGGCTGCCCGGAAAATGCCGTTAGGTATGGTGTTACTCAAAGACCGGGCGATTTCAGAGCTGGCTTTGGAGCAGGCGATTCTGACCAAGCCGGATTATCAACTGCTGGGCGGTTATCTGGTCCAGTGTGGTCTGATATCGAATGAGGTTATGAGCCGGGCTGTTGCCCGTCAGAGTCGTGCGGAGTTTATTGATTGTAATCCATTTAAGATTGATGAATCTGTGTTGCGCCTGGTGCCAAAGGATCTGGCAGTCAAGTATTCAGTGCTGCCGTTATTTGTGGATGAAAATAAGGTATTGGTACTCGGCAGGGAGCAGGCGCTGAGCCCTGTGGCGCTTGCCTCTGTTCAGCGTTGGCTGAAACGGCCGGTCAGATGGGGAATTACCCGCACCGGAGCGGTGACGCTGGGCATCCGTTATTGGTATTTTGATGACCCGTCGGCGAATCCGGATGCCGAGCTGGCAGAGGCGGTTGCAAACCGGCATATTTCAGAAGCCGTGGCTGAAAAAATAAAAGACAAGTTTTTTGCAACCCGCTGTCAGCTTGGAGCCTGTCTGGTTTCAGCGAATCTGCTGGATACTGCTGTACTGAACCAGGCCATCCTGGCTTTTGCGAAAGTCAAAGAAATCAATATCGGTAAGTTTCTGGTGTCTTCCGGATATCTGACTCAGGAAGATTTGGAAAAGGGGGTGAGTCTTCAGCAAAAGCAGCAACTCAGCATTAGCGAGTTAATTAACCGGGAATTGAATCAGTCATGA
- a CDS encoding methyl-accepting chemotaxis protein, giving the protein MKNALMIRTKAIYLSVALVALACVMIYTVVQAFVLPVIQQETEEKELTRVQGLVNEVHAELEAGAVLTRSSAALAESLPLTDQDFQNNLPHVIDQSGNQKIAGGGIWPEPDAFKPGVKRYSFFWGRNAQKQLELMDDYNVPEGPGYHHESWYTVGKSLSPGQCGWSEAYTDPVSGTAMITCTVAIHRNNQFWGVATTDLMLTGLDQMMHEMNQSSEGFTFVLGPDNQIVSFPDFRSGNLDMKKLPEVVAKDPSLQPLQKAIQAGQSTSYLPEGVVTGDEAILSLIPMPKYGLKIGMILPAQVMMKPVGEMRSNLYLTVVPMLLIFGVVLVLYARKVMNWINETSQQIHHLIQGGSAATLEIHQRDEIGLLKEAVNDYGQHLHSLMVQIAGESDHARSHAGELHDLAYVLSERSNQQLSDNTTLASAITEMAGSAEEVAQNTRRTSGMVDQTRELITERQASVADNRQASEKLLGQLQDTVKIIQQLSDDAGQMGSMLNVIKEISEQTNLLALNAAIEAARAGDQGRGFAVVADEVRTLAGRSQGSASEIEAVIEQLRRSASHGVDTVTSARTLSEESVERSMQVFDGFNEILDVFRDISGHSSHIAEAAGQQADVSNEIHQLAEGIRLANEENVSTARQLTELSDVSKQSADRLHELSSQ; this is encoded by the coding sequence ATGAAAAACGCATTGATGATCAGAACGAAAGCGATCTATTTAAGTGTTGCTCTGGTCGCACTGGCCTGTGTCATGATTTATACCGTGGTACAGGCTTTTGTTTTACCGGTCATTCAGCAGGAAACGGAAGAAAAAGAACTGACGAGGGTGCAGGGACTCGTCAATGAAGTCCACGCGGAACTTGAAGCGGGTGCTGTGCTGACAAGAAGCAGTGCTGCGCTGGCTGAAAGTTTACCTTTAACAGATCAGGACTTTCAGAATAATTTACCCCACGTGATTGATCAGTCCGGGAATCAGAAAATTGCCGGGGGCGGTATCTGGCCGGAACCGGATGCATTTAAGCCGGGTGTGAAGCGATATTCTTTCTTTTGGGGACGCAATGCGCAGAAGCAGCTTGAGCTGATGGACGACTATAATGTGCCGGAAGGGCCGGGTTATCATCATGAAAGCTGGTACACGGTCGGAAAAAGTTTGTCGCCGGGTCAATGCGGCTGGTCAGAAGCTTATACTGACCCGGTCAGCGGCACGGCAATGATTACCTGTACGGTGGCCATTCACCGGAATAATCAGTTTTGGGGCGTTGCCACAACAGACCTGATGCTGACCGGACTCGATCAGATGATGCACGAGATGAACCAGTCTTCTGAAGGGTTTACATTTGTACTCGGGCCGGATAATCAGATTGTCAGTTTCCCTGATTTTCGCTCCGGGAATCTCGATATGAAAAAGCTCCCGGAGGTTGTTGCAAAAGATCCGTCTTTGCAGCCTTTGCAAAAGGCGATTCAGGCCGGACAGTCAACCAGTTACCTTCCTGAAGGTGTGGTTACCGGGGATGAGGCGATTCTTTCCCTGATTCCGATGCCGAAATATGGGTTGAAAATCGGTATGATTCTGCCTGCTCAGGTGATGATGAAACCTGTGGGCGAGATGCGCAGTAATTTATATCTGACGGTGGTGCCAATGCTGCTCATCTTTGGTGTCGTGCTGGTGCTCTATGCACGTAAGGTGATGAACTGGATTAATGAAACCAGTCAGCAGATCCATCACCTGATTCAGGGGGGCAGTGCCGCGACACTTGAAATCCATCAGCGGGATGAAATTGGTTTGCTGAAAGAAGCCGTCAATGATTATGGTCAGCATTTGCACAGCCTGATGGTTCAGATCGCCGGAGAATCGGATCATGCGAGAAGCCATGCCGGGGAATTGCATGATCTGGCTTATGTGCTGAGTGAACGTTCGAATCAGCAGTTGAGTGATAACACAACCCTTGCCAGTGCGATTACTGAAATGGCCGGCAGTGCAGAGGAAGTGGCGCAAAACACCCGCCGGACTTCCGGTATGGTGGATCAGACCCGCGAATTAATCACTGAGCGTCAGGCGTCTGTGGCAGACAACCGACAGGCCAGTGAGAAATTGTTGGGTCAGTTGCAGGACACGGTCAAGATCATTCAGCAATTGTCGGATGATGCCGGACAAATGGGCAGTATGCTGAATGTGATTAAGGAAATTTCCGAGCAGACTAATTTGCTTGCTCTGAATGCGGCGATTGAAGCGGCCCGTGCCGGCGATCAGGGACGTGGTTTTGCTGTGGTTGCCGATGAGGTCCGGACGCTGGCAGGGCGTTCACAAGGCTCCGCATCTGAGATTGAAGCCGTCATTGAGCAGTTACGACGCTCGGCATCGCATGGTGTGGACACGGTCACTTCTGCCAGAACATTATCGGAAGAAAGTGTTGAACGCTCCATGCAGGTGTTTGATGGATTTAATGAAATTCTTGATGTGTTCCGTGATATTTCCGGGCATTCGTCGCATATTGCTGAGGCGGCGGGTCAGCAGGCGGATGTCAGCAATGAGATTCATCAGCTGGCTGAGGGAATCCGGCTGGCCAATGAAGAAAACGTCAGTACCGCAAGGCAACTGACGGAGCTGAGTGACGTATCCAAGCAATCTGCAGATCGGCTGCATGAGCTGAGTAGTCAGTAA